ACGATGGTCTCGCTGAGCGAATAGTCCAGCTTCTGCTGCGCGTACACCACTCCGATCCCGATGTTCATGTCACCTCCGGCCTTGAAGCCGTAGGAGAGCGTAAAGAAGTCGGTGACTAGGCGGGTGTTCTGCTCGCGTGGTCGGATCTCCAGGTTGCTGTCGGGATCGCCGCTGGTCAGCCTCGCGGCGAAGACGCTTTCCTCATAGAACCCCCCTCGCCAATACGCCAGGCCGAGTGTCCCGTTTCCACCGAGGCGGCTATTCTTTAGCGGGACTGCGAGCCCGACGAAGCCGGCTTGCTGTGCCCCTGCACTTCCCGAGGTACGCTCGGTGGGGTTGATCGCGTTGCCCGACTGAATAGTGTCGTAGCTCGGCATCGTGCGCATGACGACCTGAAACTCCGGGCGAGTGAGATACGCGAGGCCCGCCGGGTTCCAAGCAGCTGCGGTCACGTCATCTGCAATCGCGGCGAATGCGCCGCCCATGCCAAAGCCGCGCCCGCCGATGCTGAGGGAGTTCACGGTGTCTCCCGGGTTCTGCGCTGGCACGGCTACTGCTCCTACACACATTGCCATGCCAAACAGCTTCAGCATCCTTGCTCGCTTCATCCTGTTCATCTCCCTCCTTGCGGTACGGTCCTGACTACTGGAATCGAATGAAGATGGTCTTCTTCGCGGTAGCAGGGCCGTTCCCAGCCTTGTCCATGGCCGTTGCTTCGATAGTAAACTTATCGCCGACCTTGCCTCCGCCCTTGCCTACGTTGAGCTGTCCGGTCCAGCGGATCCCG
This window of the Fimbriimonadia bacterium genome carries:
- a CDS encoding outer membrane protein transport protein, whose protein sequence is MKRARMLKLFGMAMCVGAVAVPAQNPGDTVNSLSIGGRGFGMGGAFAAIADDVTAAAWNPAGLAYLTRPEFQVVMRTMPSYDTIQSGNAINPTERTSGSAGAQQAGFVGLAVPLKNSRLGGNGTLGLAYWRGGFYEESVFAARLTSGDPDSNLEIRPREQNTRLVTDFFTLSYGFKAGGDMNIGIGVVYAQQKLDYSLSETIVDPANPNDPLGVTENQLNETGTGVGGQIGVMAPFGGGKGTWGLTYRSEISLQNYGAGDTFADKIPARFSASASYLLAEVSRGSYQDFLVGAAQIDHYTKANTGLSDARAETTNFGLGLQYMMSMRGFSLPIRIGFMTNKAANGVRFADEDLFTFGLGFRPNRGNWNLDLDFASSSKRSGMDFSLSFAYQFGEE